In Rhodoferax koreense, a genomic segment contains:
- the rpmD gene encoding 50S ribosomal protein L30, giving the protein MTTQQKLKVTLVRSPIGTKESHRATVRGLGLRKIRSVSELQDTPEVRGMINKISYLVKILD; this is encoded by the coding sequence ATGACAACGCAACAAAAACTCAAAGTGACGCTGGTTCGCAGCCCGATCGGCACCAAGGAATCGCACCGGGCGACCGTGCGCGGCCTGGGTCTGCGCAAGATCCGCAGCGTCAGCGAACTGCAGGACACGCCAGAAGTCCGCGGCATGATCAACAAGATCAGTTATCTGGTCAAAATTCTCGATTAA
- the rpsE gene encoding 30S ribosomal protein S5, producing MAKVQGKMQGKAEGPEDGLREKMIAVNRVTKVVKGGRILGFAALTVVGDGDGRVGMGKGKSKEVPAAVQKAMEEARRNMVKVTLKNGSVFHKVEGHHGAANVMMAPAPKGTGIIAGGPMRAVFEVMGITDIVAKSHGSSNPYNMVRATLDALRNSTTPADIAAKRGKSVEDILA from the coding sequence ATGGCTAAAGTTCAAGGGAAAATGCAGGGTAAGGCCGAAGGGCCTGAAGACGGCCTGCGCGAGAAGATGATCGCGGTCAACCGCGTGACCAAGGTGGTCAAGGGTGGCCGTATTCTTGGTTTCGCCGCGCTGACCGTGGTAGGCGATGGCGACGGCCGCGTCGGCATGGGCAAGGGCAAGTCGAAAGAAGTGCCCGCAGCTGTGCAAAAAGCGATGGAAGAAGCCCGTCGCAACATGGTCAAGGTCACGCTGAAGAACGGCTCTGTGTTCCACAAGGTCGAAGGTCACCATGGCGCAGCCAACGTGATGATGGCGCCGGCCCCCAAGGGTACGGGCATCATCGCGGGCGGCCCGATGCGCGCCGTGTTCGAAGTGATGGGCATCACCGACATCGTGGCCAAGAGCCACGGTTCTTCCAATCCGTACAACATGGTTCGCGCCACGTTGGACGCTTTGCGCAATTCCACGACGCCGGCTGACATCGCCGCCAAGCGTGGCAAGAGCGTCGAAGACATCCTCGCCTAA